From one Streptomyces spiramyceticus genomic stretch:
- a CDS encoding sigma-70 family RNA polymerase sigma factor, with translation MEEGATQGLDQEVRVREDAAVADDRQHRARHRLGGPRAVKQAPDEELMRALYREHAGPLLAYVLRLVAGDRQRAEDVVQETLIRAWKNAGQLNRATGSVRPWLVTVARRIVIDNHRSRQSRPQEVDPSPLEVMPAEDEIDKALWLMTLSDALDDLTPAHREALVETYFRGRTVNEAAEALGIPSGTVRSRVFYALRSMKLALEERGVTA, from the coding sequence ATGGAGGAGGGAGCCACACAGGGTCTCGACCAGGAGGTTCGGGTGCGCGAGGATGCGGCCGTGGCCGATGACCGTCAGCACAGGGCTCGACATCGTTTGGGGGGACCGCGCGCCGTAAAACAGGCTCCTGACGAAGAGTTGATGCGCGCGCTCTACCGCGAACACGCCGGCCCTCTGCTGGCCTACGTACTGCGCCTCGTCGCCGGCGACCGCCAACGCGCCGAGGACGTCGTACAGGAGACGCTCATCCGTGCCTGGAAGAATGCCGGTCAGCTCAATCGGGCCACCGGCTCTGTCCGCCCCTGGCTGGTGACGGTCGCCCGTCGCATCGTCATCGACAACCATCGCAGCCGGCAGTCCCGGCCGCAGGAGGTCGATCCGTCGCCGCTGGAGGTCATGCCCGCGGAGGACGAGATCGACAAGGCGTTGTGGCTGATGACGCTCTCTGACGCGCTCGACGATTTGACTCCCGCTCACCGGGAAGCACTTGTCGAGACGTACTTCAGAGGGCGTACGGTCAATGAGGCGGCCGAAGCGCTGGGCATACCCAGTGGGACGGTCAGGTCCCGGGTCTTCTACGCACTGCGCTCCATGAAACTCGCGCTTGAGGAACGAGGGGTGACGGCATGA
- a CDS encoding NAD-dependent malic enzyme has translation MATAPSVSYSMTVRLEVPASGTAVSQLTTAVESSGGSVTGLDVTASGHEKLRIDVTIAATSTAHADEIVEELRRIEGVVLGKVSDRTFLMHLGGKIEMASKHPIRNRDDLSMIYTPGVARVCMAIAENPEDARRLTIKRNSVAVVTDGSAVLGLGNIGPMAALPVMEGKAALFKRFAGIDAWPICLDTQDSDAIVEIVKAIAPGFAGINLEDISAPRCFEIEARLREALDIPVFHDDQHGTAIVVLASLTNALRVVGKAIGDVRVVMSGAGAAGTAILKLLIAAGVKHAVVADIHGVVHAGRKDLVDAAPESPLRWIADNTNPEGVTGTLKEAVVDADVFIGVSAPNVLNGDDVAAMADNAIVFALANPDPEVDPAIARETAAVVATGRSDFPNQINNVLVFPGVFRGLLDAHSRTVNTEMMLAAATALADVVTEDELNANYIIPSVFNDKVAGAVAGAVRTAAKADAKPDAAL, from the coding sequence ATGGCAACGGCGCCCAGCGTCTCGTACTCGATGACGGTCCGGCTGGAGGTCCCCGCGAGCGGGACCGCGGTCAGCCAGCTCACCACGGCCGTGGAGTCCTCCGGCGGGTCGGTGACCGGCCTCGACGTGACCGCTTCCGGTCACGAGAAGCTGCGGATCGACGTCACGATCGCGGCGACCTCGACCGCGCACGCCGACGAGATCGTCGAGGAGCTGCGCCGCATCGAGGGTGTGGTGCTGGGCAAGGTCTCCGACCGTACGTTCCTGATGCACCTCGGCGGCAAGATCGAGATGGCGTCCAAGCACCCCATCCGCAACCGTGACGACCTCTCGATGATCTACACGCCGGGTGTCGCCCGCGTCTGCATGGCGATCGCGGAGAACCCCGAGGACGCCCGCCGCCTGACCATCAAGCGGAACTCCGTCGCAGTGGTGACGGACGGCTCCGCGGTGCTCGGTCTCGGCAACATCGGCCCGATGGCCGCACTTCCGGTCATGGAGGGCAAGGCGGCCCTCTTCAAGCGCTTCGCCGGCATCGACGCGTGGCCCATCTGTCTGGACACCCAGGACTCCGACGCGATCGTCGAGATCGTCAAGGCCATCGCCCCCGGCTTCGCCGGCATCAACCTCGAAGACATCTCCGCGCCCCGCTGCTTCGAGATCGAGGCCCGTCTGCGCGAGGCCCTCGACATCCCCGTCTTCCACGACGACCAGCACGGCACGGCCATTGTGGTGCTCGCCTCGCTGACCAACGCGCTGCGCGTGGTCGGCAAGGCGATCGGTGACGTACGGGTCGTCATGTCGGGCGCGGGCGCGGCCGGTACGGCCATCCTCAAGCTTCTGATCGCCGCGGGCGTCAAGCACGCGGTCGTCGCCGACATCCACGGCGTGGTGCACGCGGGCCGCAAGGACCTCGTCGACGCCGCACCCGAATCGCCGCTGCGCTGGATCGCCGACAACACCAACCCGGAGGGCGTCACCGGCACCCTCAAGGAGGCCGTGGTCGACGCCGACGTCTTCATCGGCGTCTCGGCCCCGAACGTCCTGAACGGGGACGACGTGGCGGCCATGGCGGACAACGCGATCGTGTTCGCGCTCGCGAACCCGGACCCCGAGGTCGACCCCGCAATCGCCCGCGAAACCGCGGCAGTTGTGGCCACCGGACGCTCCGACTTCCCGAACCAGATCAACAACGTGCTGGTCTTCCCCGGCGTATTCCGAGGCCTGCTGGACGCCCACTCCCGCACGGTCAACACGGAGATGATGCTGGCGGCGGCCACCGCCCTCGCCGACGTCGTCACCGAGGACGAGCTGAACGCCAACTACATCATCCCGTCCGTCTTCAACGACAAGGTGGCGGGCGCCGTCGCCGGAGCCGTCCGTACGGCCGCAAAGGCAGACGCAAAGCCCGACGCCGCTCTGTGA
- a CDS encoding HelD family protein produces the protein MAVQDAAVDSVDSASDSSEESARTREIGVEQDHLDQVYRRLEEKIHEAEFLMNDAAKRGQVGTPGALAERDAQVFRAGIHLNRLNNEFEDFLFGRIDLLRGKDGQKGPDGAYTSVEPADDAVRPDLTAEIAETLHIGRIGVLDADYSPLVIDWRAPAAAPFYRSTPKEPGRVVRRRVIRSKGRKVLGVEDDLMRPELTANLNDAPLAVIGDGALMAALGQARSHTMRDIVSSIQAEQDLVIRAPAASVTEVSGGPGTGKTAVALHRAAYLLYQDRRKYAGGILIVSPTPLLVAYTEGVLPSLGEEGQVAIRAVGSLVDGAEASTYDEPNIARIKGSSRMLKVLRNAARGALDARPAPAPAAEGQLAFGDEEPQEPQAAATPDRLRVVAFGARVELNADDLSRIRHNVLSGTAPVNLLRPRARKLLLDALWSKSSGRGRHTDPELVAELRSGFDDDISTEAEFIDFLDAWWPELTPRRVLAAMADEKRLGRWARRVLNPRETRQLARSLRRLDAEGQGPLSVHDVALLDELQMLLGTPARPKRKREYDPLDQLSGLEELMPQREETQWERAERLAQERTEYAHVIVDEAQDLTPMQWRMVGRRGRHATWTIVGDAAQSSWSDPAEAAASRDEALGARPRRKFTLTVNYRNPAEIAALAAKVLELAMPGMESPAAVRSTGVQPRFAVVRDKDVATAMREEAQRLLERVDGTVGVVVAMNRRAQARKWLAPLGERVVALGSLEAKGLEYDATVVVSPAEIAEESPAGLRVLYVALTRATQQLTVVSGERDKPGADGVPALLRD, from the coding sequence GTGGCCGTGCAGGATGCCGCTGTCGATTCCGTGGATTCCGCTTCCGACTCCTCCGAGGAGTCGGCGCGGACCCGCGAAATCGGTGTCGAACAGGATCATCTGGATCAGGTGTACCGCCGTCTGGAGGAGAAGATCCACGAGGCGGAATTCCTCATGAACGACGCCGCCAAGCGCGGCCAGGTCGGCACGCCCGGCGCGCTCGCCGAGCGTGACGCGCAGGTCTTCCGCGCCGGAATTCACCTCAACCGGCTCAACAACGAATTCGAGGACTTCCTCTTCGGACGCATCGATCTGCTGCGCGGCAAGGACGGGCAGAAGGGCCCGGACGGCGCGTACACCTCGGTCGAACCCGCCGACGACGCGGTACGCCCCGACCTCACGGCCGAGATCGCCGAGACCCTGCACATCGGGCGCATCGGCGTACTCGACGCCGACTACTCCCCGCTGGTCATCGACTGGCGCGCACCGGCCGCGGCGCCCTTCTACCGCTCCACGCCCAAGGAGCCCGGCCGGGTCGTACGCCGCCGGGTCATCCGCTCCAAGGGCCGCAAGGTGCTCGGCGTCGAGGACGACCTGATGCGCCCCGAGCTGACGGCGAACCTGAACGACGCCCCGCTGGCCGTCATCGGCGACGGCGCGCTGATGGCCGCCCTCGGGCAGGCCCGCAGCCACACCATGCGCGACATCGTGTCGTCCATCCAGGCCGAGCAGGACCTGGTGATCCGCGCCCCCGCCGCCTCCGTCACCGAGGTCTCCGGCGGCCCCGGCACGGGCAAGACCGCCGTGGCCCTGCACCGCGCCGCCTACCTGCTCTACCAGGACCGGCGGAAGTACGCGGGCGGCATCCTCATCGTGTCGCCGACGCCGCTTCTCGTGGCGTACACCGAGGGCGTGCTGCCCTCGCTGGGCGAGGAGGGCCAGGTCGCGATCCGCGCGGTCGGCTCGCTCGTCGACGGCGCGGAGGCATCGACGTACGACGAACCGAACATCGCCCGCATCAAGGGTTCCTCGCGCATGCTCAAGGTGCTGCGCAACGCGGCCCGCGGCGCCCTCGACGCGCGGCCCGCGCCGGCCCCCGCCGCCGAAGGACAGCTGGCCTTCGGCGACGAGGAGCCGCAGGAGCCTCAGGCAGCAGCGACCCCGGACAGGCTGCGCGTCGTCGCCTTCGGCGCCCGCGTGGAGCTGAACGCCGACGACCTGAGCCGCATCCGGCACAACGTCCTCAGCGGCACGGCGCCCGTCAACCTGCTGCGCCCCCGTGCCCGCAAGCTGCTGCTCGACGCCCTGTGGTCCAAGTCGAGCGGCCGGGGCCGCCACACGGACCCCGAACTGGTCGCCGAGCTGCGCTCCGGTTTCGACGACGACATCTCGACCGAGGCGGAGTTCATCGACTTCCTCGACGCCTGGTGGCCCGAGCTCACACCCCGCCGGGTGCTCGCCGCCATGGCCGACGAGAAGCGCCTGGGCCGCTGGGCCCGCCGCGTACTGAACCCGCGCGAGACCCGCCAGCTGGCCCGCTCCCTGCGCCGTCTCGACGCGGAGGGGCAGGGTCCGCTGTCCGTCCACGACGTGGCGCTGCTCGACGAGCTCCAGATGCTGCTCGGCACCCCGGCCCGCCCCAAGCGGAAGCGCGAGTACGACCCACTCGACCAGCTCAGCGGCCTCGAAGAGCTGATGCCGCAGCGCGAGGAGACGCAGTGGGAGCGGGCCGAGCGGCTGGCCCAGGAGCGCACGGAGTACGCCCACGTGATCGTCGACGAGGCGCAGGACCTGACGCCCATGCAGTGGCGGATGGTCGGCCGCCGTGGCCGGCACGCCACCTGGACGATCGTCGGCGACGCGGCACAGTCCTCGTGGTCCGATCCGGCCGAGGCGGCCGCGTCCCGCGACGAGGCCCTCGGCGCCCGCCCGCGCCGCAAGTTCACGCTCACCGTGAATTACCGCAACCCGGCCGAGATCGCAGCCCTGGCGGCCAAGGTCCTGGAGCTGGCCATGCCGGGCATGGAGTCACCGGCCGCCGTCCGCTCCACGGGCGTCCAGCCGCGCTTCGCCGTCGTACGGGACAAGGACGTCGCCACGGCGATGCGGGAAGAGGCACAGCGCCTCCTGGAGCGCGTGGACGGCACGGTCGGCGTGGTCGTCGCCATGAACCGGCGAGCGCAGGCCCGCAAGTGGCTCGCGCCGCTGGGCGAGCGCGTCGTGGCGCTCGGCAGCCTGGAGGCGAAGGGCCTGGAGTACGACGCGACGGTCGTCGTATCACCTGCGGAAATCGCGGAGGAGTCCCCGGCGGGCCTGCGGGTGCTGTACGTGGCGCTGACACGCGCGACGCAGCAGCTCACGGTCGTTTCGGGGGAGCGCGACAAGCCGGGTGCGGACGGGGTGCCGGCGCTGCTGCGGGACTGA
- a CDS encoding YqgE/AlgH family protein produces MTEVSSLTGRLLVATPALADPNFDRAVVLLIDHDEEGSLGVVLNRPTPVGVRDILLPWAALAGDPDVVFQGGPVSLDSALGVAVIPGDEGPLGWRRVYGAIGLVDLEAPPELLAAALGSLRIFAGYSGWGPGQLENELREGAWYVVESEPGDVSSPEPESLWRAVLRRQRSKLAMIATYPDDPSLN; encoded by the coding sequence ATGACGGAGGTGTCCTCGCTCACAGGGCGGCTGCTGGTGGCCACACCGGCCCTCGCGGACCCCAACTTCGACCGCGCGGTGGTGCTCCTCATCGACCACGACGAGGAGGGCTCCCTCGGCGTGGTCCTCAACCGCCCGACCCCGGTCGGCGTCCGCGACATCCTGCTGCCCTGGGCGGCGCTCGCGGGCGACCCGGACGTCGTCTTCCAGGGCGGCCCGGTCTCGCTCGACTCGGCGCTGGGTGTGGCCGTGATCCCCGGCGACGAAGGGCCTCTGGGCTGGCGCAGGGTCTACGGCGCGATCGGCCTGGTCGACCTGGAGGCCCCGCCGGAGCTGCTCGCGGCGGCCCTCGGCTCGCTGCGGATCTTCGCCGGGTATTCGGGATGGGGGCCCGGCCAGCTGGAGAACGAACTGCGCGAGGGTGCCTGGTACGTCGTCGAGTCGGAGCCCGGCGATGTGTCGTCCCCGGAGCCGGAGAGCCTGTGGCGGGCCGTACTGCGCAGGCAGCGCAGCAAGCTGGCGATGATCGCGACGTACCCGGACGACCCGAGTCTGAACTGA
- a CDS encoding DUF3039 domain-containing protein yields MSTLEPEPERGAGTGTLVEPTPLTSHGDGDHERYAHYVQKDKIMASALDGTPVVALCGKVWVPGRDPKKYPVCPMCKEIFESLGAGGDKDKGGKDKDKGKK; encoded by the coding sequence ATGAGCACTCTTGAGCCCGAGCCCGAGCGCGGGGCAGGTACGGGGACCCTCGTCGAACCGACGCCGCTGACCTCGCACGGCGACGGAGACCACGAGCGGTACGCCCATTACGTCCAGAAGGACAAGATCATGGCGAGCGCGCTCGACGGTACGCCCGTCGTGGCGCTCTGCGGCAAGGTCTGGGTCCCGGGTCGCGACCCGAAGAAGTACCCGGTCTGCCCGATGTGCAAGGAAATCTTCGAGTCCTTGGGCGCCGGTGGCGACAAGGACAAGGGCGGCAAGGACAAGGACAAGGGCAAGAAGTAG
- a CDS encoding CGNR zinc finger domain-containing protein has product MRYDSGRVCLDLVATGVHPAEQLDDADRLREWLVGAGLVPCTVALDAVDDGWVRRFVEVREYVGELVRAELGGRPAPRALEYVNALAATAPPGVRAVRTADGVLVRALSDTPRCAALLAAVARDAVDLLTDPAARAGLRQCEGDNCRRLYLDTSRGRRRRWCSSEVCGNRERVARHRRRAVASRA; this is encoded by the coding sequence ATGCGGTACGACTCCGGACGCGTCTGTCTGGATCTGGTAGCGACAGGAGTGCACCCCGCCGAGCAGCTCGACGACGCCGATCGGCTCCGGGAGTGGTTGGTGGGCGCCGGGCTCGTGCCCTGCACCGTGGCGCTCGACGCTGTCGACGACGGGTGGGTGCGCCGGTTCGTCGAAGTGCGGGAGTACGTCGGCGAATTGGTGCGCGCAGAGCTCGGTGGGCGGCCCGCGCCCCGCGCCCTGGAGTACGTCAACGCCCTGGCCGCCACCGCTCCGCCCGGCGTCAGGGCCGTACGTACGGCGGACGGCGTCCTCGTCAGGGCGCTCAGCGACACCCCCCGATGCGCGGCGCTGCTCGCCGCCGTCGCCCGCGACGCCGTGGACCTGCTGACCGACCCCGCCGCCCGCGCCGGCCTGCGCCAGTGCGAGGGCGACAACTGCCGTCGCCTGTACCTCGATACGTCCCGGGGGCGCCGCAGGCGCTGGTGCTCCAGCGAGGTGTGCGGCAACCGGGAAAGGGTCGCCCGCCACCGGCGCCGCGCAGTCGCGTCACGCGCCTGA
- a CDS encoding uroporphyrinogen-III synthase, with protein sequence MSPTHAEQQGPLEGFTVGVTAARRADELGTLLTRRGASVLHAPALRIVPLADDSELLATTKQLIDRAPDVVIATTAIGFRGWVEAADGWGLGEDLLARLQGVELLARGPKVKGAIRAAGLTEEWSPSSESMAEVLDRLLAEGVADRRIAIQLHGEPLPGFVEALRAGGAEVVGVPVYRWMPPEDIAPLDRLIDAAVGRGLEAVSFTSAPAAASMLSRAEERGMLPELLAALNHDVLAACVGPVTALPLQALGIDTVQPDRFRLGPLVQLICRELPGRARTLPVAGRSVEIRGHAVLLDGEVRPVPPAGMSLLRTLARRPGWVVSRADLLRALPGSGRDEHAVETAMARLRTALGAPNLIQTVVKRGYRLALDPAADTKYADA encoded by the coding sequence ATGTCCCCCACGCATGCAGAGCAGCAAGGCCCCCTCGAGGGCTTTACCGTCGGTGTCACAGCGGCCCGGCGTGCCGACGAACTGGGCACGCTGCTGACGCGGCGCGGTGCCTCCGTACTCCACGCGCCGGCCCTGCGGATCGTTCCGCTCGCCGACGACAGCGAACTCCTCGCCACCACCAAGCAGCTCATCGACCGGGCCCCCGACGTCGTGATCGCGACCACGGCGATCGGCTTCCGGGGGTGGGTGGAGGCGGCCGACGGCTGGGGCCTCGGCGAGGACCTCCTCGCCCGCCTCCAGGGCGTCGAACTCCTCGCCCGCGGCCCGAAGGTCAAGGGCGCGATCCGCGCGGCGGGCCTCACGGAGGAATGGTCACCGTCCTCCGAATCCATGGCCGAAGTCCTCGACCGGCTCCTCGCGGAGGGCGTCGCGGACCGCCGTATCGCGATCCAGCTGCACGGCGAACCACTCCCCGGCTTCGTCGAAGCGCTGCGGGCCGGTGGCGCGGAGGTCGTCGGCGTGCCTGTCTACCGCTGGATGCCGCCCGAGGACATAGCCCCGCTCGACCGCCTCATCGACGCTGCGGTCGGCCGCGGCCTCGAAGCAGTGAGCTTCACCAGCGCCCCGGCGGCGGCGTCGATGCTGTCCCGGGCGGAGGAGCGCGGGATGCTCCCGGAGCTGCTGGCCGCGCTGAACCACGACGTACTGGCGGCGTGCGTAGGGCCGGTCACCGCCCTGCCCCTCCAGGCGCTGGGCATCGACACCGTCCAGCCCGACCGCTTCCGGCTCGGCCCGCTCGTCCAGCTGATCTGCCGCGAGCTCCCGGGCCGCGCCCGTACGCTGCCGGTCGCCGGCCGCAGCGTCGAGATCCGCGGCCACGCCGTGCTCCTGGACGGCGAGGTACGCCCCGTGCCGCCCGCCGGAATGTCCCTCCTGCGAACGCTCGCGCGGCGCCCCGGCTGGGTCGTCTCCCGCGCGGACCTCTTGCGCGCACTGCCCGGCTCGGGCCGCGACGAACACGCGGTCGAAACGGCAATGGCCCGCCTGCGCACGGCCCTGGGCGCCCCCAACCTCATCCAGACGGTGGTCAAACGCGGCTACCGCCTGGCACTGGACCCGGCGGCAGACACGAAGTACGCGGACGCGTGA
- a CDS encoding HU family DNA-binding protein, which translates to MNRSELVAALADRADVTRKDADAVLAALAETVGEIVAKGDEKVTIPGFLTFERTHRAARTARNPQTGDPIQIPAGYSVKVSAGSKLKEAAKGK; encoded by the coding sequence ATGAACCGCAGTGAGCTGGTGGCCGCCCTGGCCGACCGTGCCGACGTGACCCGCAAGGACGCCGACGCCGTTCTGGCCGCTCTCGCCGAGACCGTCGGCGAGATCGTCGCCAAGGGCGACGAGAAGGTAACCATCCCCGGCTTCCTGACCTTCGAGCGCACCCACCGTGCCGCTCGCACCGCTCGTAACCCCCAGACCGGCGACCCGATCCAGATCCCGGCCGGCTACAGCGTGAAGGTCTCCGCGGGCTCCAAGCTCAAGGAAGCCGCCAAGGGCAAGTAA
- the murA gene encoding UDP-N-acetylglucosamine 1-carboxyvinyltransferase: MTGTDDVLLVHGGTPLEGEIRVRGAKNLVPKAMVAALLGSGPSRLRNVPDIRDVRVVRGLLQLHGVTVRPGEEPGELILDPSHVESANVADIDAHAGSSRIPILFCGPLLHRLGHAFIPGLGGCDIGGRPIDFHFEVLRQFGATIEKRADGQYLEAPQRLRGCKIRLPYPSVGSTEQVLLTAVLAEGVTELSNAAVEPEIEDLICVLQKMGAIISMDTDRTIRITGVDSLGGYNHRALPDRLEAASWASAALATEGNIYVRGAQQRSMMTFLNTFRRVGGAFEIDDEGIRFWHPGGPLNAIALETDVHPGFQTDWQQPLVVALTQASGLSIVHETVYESRLGFTSALNQMGAHIQLYRECLGGSDCRFGQRNFLHSAVVSGPTKLQGADLVIPDLRGGFSYLIAALAAQGTSRVHGIDLINRGYENFMEKLMELGAKVELPGGALV; this comes from the coding sequence ATGACCGGCACTGACGATGTACTGCTTGTCCACGGCGGCACCCCGCTCGAGGGCGAGATCCGCGTCCGCGGCGCGAAGAACCTGGTGCCGAAGGCGATGGTCGCCGCGCTCCTCGGCAGCGGTCCGAGCCGACTGCGCAACGTGCCCGACATCCGTGACGTGCGCGTCGTACGCGGACTCCTCCAGCTGCATGGCGTGACGGTCCGCCCCGGTGAGGAACCGGGCGAGCTGATCCTCGACCCGTCCCACGTCGAGTCCGCCAACGTCGCCGACATCGACGCCCACGCGGGCTCCTCGCGCATCCCGATCCTGTTCTGCGGCCCGCTGCTGCACCGGCTGGGCCATGCGTTCATCCCGGGCCTGGGCGGCTGTGACATCGGCGGCCGGCCGATCGACTTCCACTTCGAGGTGCTGCGCCAGTTCGGCGCGACGATCGAGAAGCGGGCGGACGGCCAGTACCTGGAGGCCCCGCAGCGGCTGCGCGGCTGCAAGATCCGCCTGCCGTACCCGTCGGTCGGCTCGACGGAGCAGGTGCTGCTGACGGCCGTGCTGGCCGAGGGCGTCACCGAGCTGTCGAACGCCGCCGTGGAGCCGGAGATCGAGGACCTCATCTGCGTACTGCAGAAGATGGGCGCGATCATCTCCATGGACACCGACCGTACGATCCGGATCACCGGTGTCGACTCGCTCGGCGGCTACAACCACCGTGCGCTCCCGGACCGCCTGGAGGCGGCCTCCTGGGCGTCCGCGGCGCTCGCCACCGAGGGCAACATCTATGTGCGCGGCGCCCAGCAGCGCTCGATGATGACGTTCCTCAACACGTTCCGCCGGGTCGGCGGCGCGTTCGAGATCGACGACGAGGGCATCCGCTTCTGGCACCCGGGCGGGCCGCTCAACGCGATCGCCCTGGAGACGGACGTGCACCCCGGCTTCCAGACCGACTGGCAGCAGCCGCTGGTCGTGGCCCTGACGCAGGCGTCGGGCCTGTCCATCGTCCACGAGACGGTGTACGAGTCGCGCCTCGGCTTCACGTCCGCGCTGAACCAGATGGGCGCGCACATCCAGCTGTACCGCGAGTGCCTGGGCGGCTCCGACTGCCGCTTCGGCCAGCGCAACTTCCTGCACTCGGCGGTCGTCAGCGGTCCGACGAAGCTCCAGGGCGCGGATCTGGTCATTCCCGACCTGCGCGGCGGCTTCTCGTACCTGATCGCGGCGCTGGCGGCGCAGGGCACGTCGCGGGTGCACGGCATCGACCTGATCAACCGCGGCTACGAGAACTTCATGGAGAAGCTGATGGAGCTCGGCGCGAAGGTGGAACTGCCGGGCGGAGCGCTCGTCTGA
- a CDS encoding anti-sigma factor family protein has translation MTTQDRHSEHDAVGAYVLGILDDADATAFEAHLAGCQYCAAQLDDFAGMEPMMAALAEYPGPPARLTEPTPQLLDRLTDEVATKRAQSRRRGFYLVAAAAVLVVGGPAIAVVATSDGDGGSNVAGPHPTSPAEDAFFNHMEEKIVATDATTKVSATVGMEKKGWGTHTVLELKNVKGPLKCSLIAVAKDGKEETVTTWAVPKWGYGIPDSTNKTAKNPLYVHGGAAMNRDEIDHFEVRTFDGKRLVEVEA, from the coding sequence ATGACGACGCAGGACCGGCACTCCGAGCATGATGCCGTCGGCGCATATGTGCTCGGCATTCTGGACGACGCGGACGCCACCGCCTTCGAAGCCCATCTGGCCGGCTGCCAGTACTGCGCCGCCCAGCTGGACGACTTCGCCGGCATGGAACCGATGATGGCCGCCCTCGCCGAGTACCCGGGCCCGCCCGCGCGGCTGACCGAGCCCACTCCCCAGCTGCTCGACCGCCTCACCGACGAGGTCGCCACCAAGCGCGCGCAGAGCAGACGGCGCGGGTTCTACCTGGTGGCGGCAGCCGCCGTACTGGTCGTCGGCGGCCCTGCGATCGCGGTCGTGGCCACGTCGGACGGCGACGGCGGCAGCAATGTCGCGGGACCCCACCCGACCAGCCCGGCCGAGGACGCCTTCTTCAACCACATGGAGGAGAAGATCGTCGCGACCGACGCCACCACGAAGGTCAGTGCGACCGTCGGCATGGAGAAGAAGGGCTGGGGCACCCACACCGTCCTGGAGCTCAAGAACGTCAAGGGCCCGCTGAAGTGCAGCCTCATCGCCGTCGCGAAGGACGGCAAGGAGGAGACCGTCACCACGTGGGCCGTCCCGAAGTGGGGATACGGCATCCCGGACAGCACGAACAAGACCGCGAAGAACCCGCTGTACGTGCACGGCGGCGCGGCCATGAACCGCGACGAGATCGACCACTTCGAGGTCCGGACGTTCGACGGAAAGCGCCTGGTCGAGGTCGAAGCCTGA